Sequence from the Magallana gigas chromosome 4, xbMagGiga1.1, whole genome shotgun sequence genome:
GAGCAAAATTACATTGGCCCAACGTAGCCTGCCAACATTGGTCCAACTTAATGAACAACTGAGGGTCAACGTTGGCCCAACGTAAAGATTACGAGGAAAATTACATCGACCCAACGTCCTCTGTCAACGTTGGTCCATCCTAGTAAACAGGTGAGGGCTAACGTAGTGACAACGATCAAACTTTCAATGGCTAAACGTAGCATGTCGGCACTAATTCAATGTAATcccaatttaatttcaaaactcTTGTTCAATTAATTCCTGTTTGCTGTTTGGCTATTAAGATGCAGGAGTTCAAATATTCTATGCAACGAAAACATAGtatacagattttattttttcttagtaaaaatttacaatacatttaaacactttttagaaataaaaagaatCGCTAGCATATTTCTTTGTCTATGTAAATTCCTTAGTAACAATCGAACTGTAGGGTCTGATCACTGTCCGGGTAACTGGTTTCAGTGGCTTGGGTTACCTCcttgctttttttctttcttccgTTTTTTCCCTTCACCTTTACGGTCTTTGAAAAACGGAACCCGTCCTTCCCTATCTCTACATCTGTTGCAGAGGCACACAGTCTGTTTTTTTCTTACTGCGgctgaaaatgtaaattttagttgttatttttattgtgcAATATGAATTAACGTTATCTGTTATACTGTAAACTTAACAAACAAAActgatccagataaatataattacatgtataaaaaaataaacctaaaaaacaaactacacattcatccttcacccacaatatagCCTTTtagatatttgtcatcgttgtgtacccgtgtaacaatctattaagaaggtgcttgcacgacaaagaaccccttgctgttctacgttttcattaacgcatataaagaaaaaatatattttaatttattcttgaatttcatttgatgtaaaaaaaggAGAACAAATtagttctcagtctctctttatgcctgtttgcTAGCAGTTAATCtaaattcattttgtatatccttttgtaatttataagaaaatgcgatgtaaatctttttttccatgcaatatttcggataaagcaatgacgagttgtttcttaaaattttattagactatgaaattgtaaaatgctaacattgaaaattgtgcccgatttctttctttttttaaggtaaaactttattgattaaaaaaaatgattctttcagacaaaacaaattgacataatcaataagtgtttgacaatctctaactgcaggtctgtacattgtagctcttagtctgaaaaagaatcggatggacgacctaggacctatttttttcgtacgcggacgcaatactcaccgaaactaaatggttcgtatcttaagttttaactgctttgaaaggtaatattggcattccgataattttgaaaatgaataattaaataaaaatggttaaaattacaataaaatttcCGGCATCGGTCTTTCCAATGCCCGGATCTAGAAGGGAAGGGGAAGGGttcaagcccccccccccccgcaaaatttctttcaatttcgtgtacattataaacttaccaaaaatatgcttccgacatcccttggcaaactcaaataaccgtcagacCCTCACcccccaccccggaaaaattttctgatccgcgcatgccccccccccctccttcaaaaagaaaattgttcttcaaaaccccctataaaatttccaggatctctgCATATATACTTaaagattcattggcgcttgcattcgataaaaatgcgtgtaaaatgtttgccaatggtctttttaccttcattccgggcataaccacagtcccactctgtgaataaaatgcggtGAATCAAACTAaagacaacgtgttaagatctatatttgcttataaaaatgtaGTATAATCTTGGTTTCTTTTACTCAatgtttatacatctaatattgtactattgtcagctatcaattttttgtattacgtcacaagtatgacgcaactacgacggaagacctaatcgttgcttgcaacgagctcgtctctagtttctGATGATTTTTCAAGCGGTTTGTAGTCTCGTTTTGTAACGGAATATGAGTATATGTCTCTATAATTTCCGGAAAGCACTCGTATATATAGAACACAATTATAAACCAtagaatacttttaaaatgacataGGTGAATGAAGAAGAAAATATTCAACGACCAGTCAACTCGGGATACATATTTTGAGTCTCCACCATATCGATGTgagtatgtatgtatgtgtgtgtctttaaaaagtatttttaaattgatacaacgcatgttttaatttataatacacaaatttaaaatgtcaagCGTTTAATAGCATTATGTTTAcgcaaaatattattaaagttTTTTCGTTTTGTTGTTTGTGTGTAAGTTTAATTTGACTGTGTAAATGTAcgtataatgaaataaaaacagtttgacGTAACCAAGCATAAAAAAAACAGGCAATCGTGTCTGacatatgtattttaatattttttttaaattcttaatgatTTCATAAGTTTTCTTGGCTAGAAAGtacatttaaatttagaaaCTTCAAAACCTGATGCAAAAATCATTAGCTAAAGTGTACTGTAACATCATTTGACTAATCTTATAAATCATTCATTATGATGGCATGCTTTGACAGAATTCGATAATCTTTGCATTATCAATTtgcttaaaaatacaaaaaaggttTTGATATGTAACTTGCATTATGTCTGTAATAGTGTTCTTTAATTAATGTATCTATTGGTACACTTGTAGTTACCTCTGAATCAGACATGGGTATCATTGGATTGTCGGTCATCATTTTGATATCAGCTTTTGCGTCATGTATTTGTTCTGCCTTCTGCTTCTGTTGTTACAAAAggtaagacatttttttttctttgagatAAAATATTGTAGAATGACATCAAACAAATGAAGTCTTTTACAAGTGTACAAATATCTGTGTATGATGAACGTAAACAAAGGTTTCCCAGATTAATTCaataatgttatatatatatatatatatatatatatatatatatatatatatatatatatatatatatatatatatatatatatatatatatatatatatgtatatatgtatatatatctatctatctatctatctatctatctatctattctCCGTGGGCTTTTTCTAACTATTGCTGTTTTTTCAAGGGGCTTTATACAGGCTCAAACATCAATTCAAAAGAATGATCAGCAAGAAGAGGAAACTCAGTACCAAGGTCAAAATACTAGTAATGAGATTTCTGATGAAGACCACGCTTACGAAAAACCTCGCCCACCGACGAATGAAACTTCACAAAACCATGAATTAGAATTATCAGCGTATGAGGAGGTCAAGGAAAACCAAATTGAAGAGTGTCAGTTTCAGAAAACTGATGAAGGTGTGTATTTAACACCAGTTAATCGACAACACCCTCTTCCATCCGTTGGAGCTGGGAATTAAGAGTCTGCGTATACACAGGCTACGTGTCCACTATACACATGGAAAACAACAAACAGTTTTTCGCATCAGTTTATATTCTGTTGCATTTTTGTTGCTTGAAGTTTCGACAagaaaagaaatcaagaaagGATTAGTTGACTGtttattcacatatatattggaaaaaaaaatgtatacataaatatacaatGCAGATTTTAAGGAACGCTGGAATACGTTTTTTTGAAAAGTCTTAAAATAGTTCTATTGTTGTTATGTTGTATATTGTACATAATTTGTGAGTCTATTTATGTATATTATTCTTGAATATATTTAAGAAGCTgataaaagtttcatttaaataaaaaaatcaaaaggtgTATAATGTAAAACGTTTGATGTCATTAACTATATTGAGCGCTGTCAAAAGTGATACAGTAAATTATCATCGGAAGTGCTGAACATATATTAGCATCTTAATTTTCGTGCAAATTGGTCAAAATCTCAAAGTACAATGTTGTTGGCATTGTACGACCTAAgactaaattttataaatggtACAAATTTTAGTCTTTTACTTAGAAGAGATTGTTCAGCACATGTCAAACAATGTTTTGACAAGTTTAAAACTTGCATTTCAGTTTCCATTAAATTCTTTGGCTGCAAGTTAGGAGCAGAAATAGATCGTACTATAACAAAGCAGTTTGTGGCTGCAAGTTACGAGCACAGATATATCGAACTCGTAAAAGAGTATTTTTGGATTTCTGTTCTCTTTAAACGTATACACATTTTGATTGTTACGTGGATAAAACTTAACTGAAACAAGGAAGTTAACACCAATGCCAATTTGTATGTAGCGCAAGTGCAAGTTATGGCACGCCTACAATGATTTAAATCAAAAGATGATTGGTTGAGCAAATACACAGTTTCAATCATGTTAGAAAGCAGTATAGAATGCTAGTATCATTAGATAAAAacgtaaaaatatgttcaatcaAGAGTCAATCAAaacaaatgtatacatgtattttgatatacTTCAAGTTCCTTAAGTGATAATTTGTTAAATCTTAgtagcattttttttcttttaacggACTCTCGTTATTATATTGACTTTATATCTCTCTCAAGACCCACTTCTTTTTGAGAATGTTTGGTTTTAGTGGGAATCACACCTTGTGACTCACAATTGAAAGGTCTTTGATGACAGAGATTTCCTGTGTAATTTTTTGGGTAGCACGAAGTAATCATTTTTCTCAGAAATGGGAAAGTGAGAAAAAATTTTAACCAAATGAACTTCGTGAGCAGAAGAAAGTCCCAATAATTTCAGAAATGCCCATCGCGTTTAAAGAATGTGATACACGGGCGGATGCCGGTTGGGACATTGTCCAGAATCACAAgtgcaaaaaaacaacaacaaaaaacgaCGACATCCTTACATCCAGACAAATCTTAAACTTCGCAGCACCGTTATGgcttactttgaaaatatcagCGAATTTAAACGTTCATAAAACAAActgttattacaaaatatttatttaaagttatttttatcctgatgtaaatgtaatataaaatgaaacagtatagtaaatgctACTTTGTATGACACTTACTGTGGTCCCCTGAATTGATAATCATGAGACATATGTTGATATTTCTCCCGAATTAAGATCATTAACAAATTTCAATGTTACAAAGGCATAcccttatttaaattaaacatttaaatgataactaaattctatttttctggtAGATTctgaaaagtgctgctgctttgTATAGAGTTCTtcttttattagaataaatattaaagaaatgagCTCCGGTAAGGATTTATATGACCCTCGACTTATATTTTACGTTATTATTAATTCATTCTATTGATTTCATCGAAGCAGCAGCACtttgtaattaatcaatattaatatcaattaaCATTCTCTTAATTCATATCCAAAAGATCGTAATGATCTGTTAAGTGTATGCTCTTGTAAAACGCAGATTAAGATAGGCTCCCCGATGTCAAACACATCGAACTTGTACAGTAAACATTCTAGAAAAGAAATAGTACACGCtctataaaataatcatatgctaaatcaaaacaagcataaTAGATAGGATTTAATGGTGTGATAAATGTTTTTAGGTTATCTTctgttcatttataaaatgcaattttcCATGTTAAAACATTGATTGATCCGCCTctctctacacaaaatatgcgtcaaaattaacagtatgacgtcacatccaCAAGTGCAACGCGATCAGTCAGttctttatatttatcattgttGGACTTATTTGAGTACAAAGTTGCAAGCATaggtaattttgaatttattttaatcttttcgTACCCATATCATATTATTTGCTAATTACTTTGTTTATTAGCATTTTTGACTGACGACTTGTTGTTTTGTGTGATGTCATAGTTAGTTAACATTTCTCGCAATTTCTGGCGGCGAGACCACAACGTaaaccttaacagtgctgccTTATTAGAACCCGACACTCTTAATGAAGCATTTTGTCAATTGCTTATATGTCATAGCTAGTTAAGAGTGTTTCGGTGATATTAATAACACATGTCATTTCAAAATTGTAATAAGGTCCGCTTCGTCAGGAAATCACATAatcataaacaaataatttttgtgaacttcattttgttttaatttggatCTAATGACTAGACCacctatatttttgtgtttattgtatGCATCCAAAGTTAGAATACAGGTATCCAAAATCTTCATATGCATCATAATATGGtatataaattgtatatctGATCATGTCTTGCATTGCAATTTTGCAAACCTGATACCAACAATTTATTTGATTGCAAGTTTTatacttcataaaaaaagatttttgtataaaaaaaatttgcggtaataaaatattttgtatataatttaaattgattttataacttattttatattaaagtaATAAATGCGTACATACTTAAAAGTAGCTGTGGTAATAGAGAAAGCAAGTATTTTTATTGATGTTGTagtttaatttttgtatttttcaatgaattatGATATTATTTGTCCATTATTCTAGGTCAATGTCTTTTTATCTAGCGTAATACTATTGAAAGAAACCACCAACAACTCCCTTTTCGCTTGGCGAAAACCGAGTGCACCAATTTAACAAGCTGCCGCATTATGAGAGTGAGTTTTACATGTGTTTTTGTTACTTGTTCTTAAAGGTCTAGTGGGTTATAATTTTGCTCACACATATATAGTTGCATTTCAAATGAGAATTGGAAAATACAAATGTGTTCTTTACTTTATATGATTCTATTTTAGGTGGGTTCAATGTTTCagcattttctttcaaatatggTATCAATATTATACCATTACATGTGTCATCTATCTTTATCtaatttataattgatttttgaaGAGGGCTTTGACAGGGTAAAAAGTATaaccattaaaaataaaaaaaaaaagtaagaaagAACCGATTGCCAATGTTGTTATATTATTAGAAACCAAAAAACCCACAGTTATGaacaacatacatgtagccAGCCAACTAGTAAACCTTCACAAGAAACAACTTGAAACCAATGTCACAATAATGAATCTGACAAAAAACAAAGTTATGCAAAACCCTGCCCAACAAATCGAGCAGAGTCTGCATCGTATGAAGAGATTAAGAAATAGCGTATACAGtaatttcatgcatatcttttacaattttatgctatgctatggtatgcgattttaataaTATGCTATgggatttgtatgctatgctatgagatttgtatgctatgctatgagatattgaaatgaagggctt
This genomic interval carries:
- the LOC117682195 gene encoding uncharacterized protein — its product is MKKKIFNDQSTRDTYFESPPYRFTSESDMGIIGLSVIILISAFASCICSAFCFCCYKRGFIQAQTSIQKNDQQEEETQYQGQNTSNEISDEDHAYEKPRPPTNETSQNHELELSAYEEVKENQIEECQFQKTDEGVYLTPVNRQHPLPSVGAGN